In the genome of Planctomyces sp. SH-PL62, the window GGCCGCCGCGAGGTCGCCGGGGCGGCCGACGAGGCGGTGCGCGAGCGGGGCTCGACCCAGGATTCGACGACCGTCCCGGTCTCGACGGGGGGTGGCGAAGCGGCGACCACCGCGCGGTGGCTGCGGGCGACGTGGAGCGCCTGCGCCGCGGCGTCGCGGACGGCGTCCTTCTTCTCGTAGACGACGCAACGCCCGAGGACGGCCTCGGCCTCCGGGCCGCCGATCTGGCCGAGGGCCGTCGCGGCGGCGGTGCGGACGCCGGTGTTCCAGTCGTTCTTGAGCGCGTCCGTCAGCGCCGGGATTCCGCGAGGGTCGCCCAGCAGGCCGAGCGATTCAGCCGCCTCGCGCCGGGTGCCGCCGTGCAGGCTCTGGAGTCGCTGGGCCGCCAGCGCGACCGGATCGAGCGGGTCGACGGGCGCGGCGACGACGACCGGTTGCTCGACGACGACCGGCGGGGGAGCGGCGATGTAAGCCGGCTGCTCGACGACCATGACGGGCGGCGAGGCCACCACGACAGGCGGCGAGACCGCCGCGCGGACCAGCGGCGCGGCGATCGCGGCACCGGTCAGCGCCCCCAGCCCGAACGAGACCGCCGGCCAGGCACCGGACCCGCCGTGCGAATGGCGAGGAGGCCCGTACCACGGCGAGGGGCCGCCGTATCTCGGCCCAGGCCCGCCCCGAAACCCCGGCGCGGCCGAGGCGTGGACGCTCCGCTCCAGCGTCCCTCCCGGTCGGCTGACCTGAAGCCGGCGGTCGATCTGCCCCCCGCCCCGGCTGACCGACAGGTTGCGCTCGAGCGTCCGACCGCCCGGCCCGGTGACCGAGACGTTCCGCTCGCGGCTGACCGACTGCGCCGTCGCGTCCCCGACCACGCACCAGCCGACGAATCCACCCAAAGCGAGATTCAGCCACCGGCTCAAGACTCACCTCCCTGCGCTCAGGAACTTCGCCCTCGCCATCCCATCACAGTCGGCGATCGGCCGTCCCGTCCGTGAGCGATTGTCGCCGCCCCGTCCGTTTTGTGAAGTTCAATCCGCGAGGAGACCCAGGCGGCAGCCGCCGTTCGCGATCGCGGGATAAGGTGCATCCTCTAGATTGCGGGGTTGCGCTCCGGCGTGCCACCGGGGTTGCTGGATTCCGGAGGTTTTCCCAGGAGGAGTGGAGACGTCGTCGATGGGTCCGCCCAGACCATGCGAGGGATTCCTCCCCGCTTCAATGCGACCGAAGCACCATGAAAAACGCCGAACGAACCCAATCTCGGACGGCTAAAAATGGCGATAAAAGCATTGGGATCATGGTCTTGCGTCGATTGGCTTCGGTTTCCCGGTGGCCGAACGAACCCAATCGCGGCCCACCGGGACCAACACCGGAATCAAGCCTCGTCGCCGCTCGCGCCGGCGGTCGCGAGGAGGAGGCGGCGGGCGTTTTCGGCGAGCAGGAGCGGGGCGGTCTCCGGCGGGAAGGTCTGGGCGACCCAGGCTTCGAGCTTCTCGACGTCGGCCAGTTCGGCGGGGACGGTCTCGAGCCCGAGGTAGTCGGTCGCGACGCCGATCCCTTCGTAACCGGCCCGGCCTCGGAAGGGGAGGGCGGCCAGGTCTTCGATGGCGGCGCGGAAGGCTTCGACCGTGGGGCCGGGACTGACGCCGAGGGTCACGCCCAGCGCCCGGAGTCGGCGGGGCAGGTCGGGGCCGAGGGGTTCGACAGGGCCGTGCGAATGCATGAGGGGGAGCCGATCCGACCGGCCCGCGTCGGCCTCGAACCAGTCGAGGATCTCGCCGATGGCGCGGGCATTCGCGCCGGACAGGTCCAGGGCCGGTCGGGGACCTTCGGCCGGGGCCAGGTCGAGGAGCCGTTCCAGGAAGGCGCGGCCCAGCTCGGTCAGGCCGCGGTCGTCGCCGGGCTCGCGCGAGCCGCCGAGGAGGCCCGAGGCCGCGTCGATGGGCCGAAAGACGCGGACCCCGCGTTCGAGCAGGCTCGGGAGCCGATCGAGATCGGCGGTCGTGCGGACGAGATGGCCGAGGCCGTCGACGGCGAGCGAGCCCCAGCAGAGGAAGCCTTCGGGCTCGGCCCGCCAGCGGGCGGCGTCGTCCGGGCGGCCGAGCAGGCGGCCGGAGAACTCGGCCTCGTGGCGGGCGATCATCTCGCCCAGGGCGCGCCAGGGATCGGCCTGCCCGGCCCAGTCGGACGGCTTGCGGCGGCAGACCAGCACGGCCAGCGAGGTCCCCATCAGGTAGCCGTCCAGGCGAGGCACCCGGCCGGGGATCTCGGCGTAGGCGGAGGGGTCGTACTGGCTGCTCTCGGCGGCGTACTGGAGGGCCCAGTCGCACCGCAGGTCGATCAATCGCATGGACGTCTCGCCGATCAACGATCAGGGGGCTTCCGGCGGGGCCTGGGGGACGCGTTCCAGGAACCGGGCGACCGACCGCCGGAGGTCTCCCCAGCGTATCACGTCCCACGCCCGGCCGCCCTCCCAGCCCCCCCGCCAGACGACGGGGGCGGACTCCGCCAGCGTGGCCGCCAGCGGCGAGGCCGGGTCGTCGCCGCCCGGAATCGGCAGCCCCGCGCGGCCCGGCCAGAAGACGCCCGCCCGCCCGACCGGCCGACTTTCGTCCCCGCCGATGAGCCCCGCGACCGATCGTTCGGGAGCCTGGGCCGATTTCAGGGCCGTCGCGACGGCCCCCTCACCCCAGCCGACCAGCACCGTCGTCCCGCTCGCGACCGCCTCGACGGGGCGTCCCGACGCCCGGCCCAGCGTCGCGACCGCCTCGGCGGGGCCGTTCGCCGGCCTCGATCCGCCGAACAGCGGCGCCAGGGGGAGCACGACGCGTCTCAGGATCGAATCGGCGTCTTCCGATCGGTCCGTGTGCAGGGCGAGGAGGGCCCCCGAGGTCGTCCCCGGCTTCTCCGGGTCGGCGAAGGTCGCGAGGCTCGCCCCGCGAAGCAACGGCCAGAGGTCCGCTTCAAGCCGGACGCCCCGGACGGTCGCCAGCAGGTTGAGCCGGACGCGGAGCGGCTGGAGCTGCGCCCGCGCGGGGTCGGCCCGATCGATGCGATCGACCACGTCGAACAGGGCGTCGCGGAACGCCGGCTCGCGGCCCAGCGCCAGGGCGACCGCCGCCTGCGTCGAATCCGACGGCATCCAGGCCAGCCATGCCGGGTCGATCGGCGGCGTCTTCAGCAGCGCGGTGGGCCGGGCCGGATCGAACCGCGAGGCCAGGTCGAGGCCCAGGTGATCGTCGCGCAGGCTCAGGAACCCGACGACCGCCTCCAGGCCGGTCGACTTCGCCGCCGCGAGCAATCGGGACGGATTCGGGGCGGCCCGGAAATCGCCCGGCAGGCGGCCCGGCTCGAAGACCAGGCGGAAGCCGGAATCCTCGGCCGTGAGCGGGAGCAGGTCGGTGGGCTCCTCTTTCGGTCCGAGGGGGGCTCGCAGCCGGGCGAGGGCCTCGGCCAGCTCGGGCCGACGGCTGCCGAAGACCGTCCCGCCCGGCGACACGGCGGCCATCGCCGCGCCCGGACCTCCCAGCCGTTGGACGGCCAGCGGCGGCTCGCCCAGCGGGGGCTCGTCGGCCCCCCCGGAGAGCCGGAGCGAGGTGACTAGGGCGGCGATCTCGCCGCCGTCGTGGGGGACCGTTGCGAACCACTGCCAGCCATCGGCGAGGTCGAGGCCGGCGACCAGCTCGGCGTCCTGGAACGCCCGCCACTCGGCGGTCATCTCGGGGTTGAACATCGCCGCGACCGCCTGGATCGGCTTCCCCAGCGCGTTGGCGTCTCCCGTCGCGCGCCGCCAGGCCGCCATCGCCGCCGCCGGATGCGCCGCGCGGGAGCCTTCGAACAGCCGGATGACCGCCTCGGCCTGCTGATCCGGCCGCACCGCCCGTACCACGATGGCCGGTTCCACGGCCCCGTCTTCCGCGAGGGCCGCCGTCGCGACCAACAGCAGCGCCAGCGTCGCCAGCTTTCCGCGTCCACGCCCCATGCGTCGTCCCACCCTCAATGAATCGTCCCTCACGCCGTCCCCTGGTTTCAGTCCGGCCATTCTACCGGCCCCTCCGCCGCTTTCCCAGGAATCGACGTCGTCGCGCGAACTTGAAATCGGTGCGGCGGGTCTCTTGAAAGCCAGGCGGACGACGCAACGCTCACAGAGGAGATCGCCGATCATGGCTCGCTCGAAACGCCGAACCGACCTCGCCCGACGCGCTCGGATCGAGGGGGCGTCGCTACCATCCCCAGGCTGTCCCGCTCTTTGACAATTCGAACGCTGATCCATCTCAAAACGACGCTGGAGCCAGACGGCCAGGCGACCGGCTGCAACCCGGTAGATGTGGGTTCGACTCCCACCAGCGTCTCTTTTCAAGCAAGCTGTCGGCCTCGTCGGCCCCACGGCGCGCCCTCCCCGCTATGCGGTCGGCGGGGCGCGTCCCGCGCGGGGGATTTCAAACGAGGGCGAGGCCGTTGCAGTGGTAGCTCAACTGGATAGAGCATCAGACTAAGAATCTGAGTGTCGCAGGTTCGAATCCTGCCCACAGCCGACGCGCCGGGCGACCGGCGCGTCTCCCAGAGACGCTCACAACGTCTTTGACCATGTCGCCCGAGGGGGGCGGTCGGCCGATCGGTCGGCCCTCGACGACGCCGCGAGGCGGGTCGCGGGCGGCGCCGACGGTCGCCTCGCGGCCCTGGCGGATTCCGCCCCGAACGGACGCCGGCGACGGCGTCGCGAAGGACGGCGATCGAGCGTGTCGACGGGACCCCGGCGCGAGCCGGACCCACGACCCGTTCGGTCCCGCGCCGAGCGACGCCCGGCCCGACTCCCGTCGAGGCTCAAGCCAGGCCCCGCGGCCCGACGCGTGATCGTCGGTCGATCCGTCCCTCGAAGGCTCTCCACCCCCTTGCCAATCCAGGTTTCTTCTTATGAACGATCCCTGACATCAGCGCCCGGGCTCGACCCGGGCGGGAGGCTCCGTCATGTTCGGCATCAAGCGCATCAAGGTCCGCAGCTTCGAGATGGGCCTCCACTTCCGCGACGGCGAGTTCCGGGGCCTGATCACCCCCGGCGACCACTGGCTCTTCGACCCCCTCGGGCGGGTCGACGTCCAGGTCGTGTCGCGCCGGGCGCCGTTCCTGATCCATGAGAAGCTCGACCTCATCGCCGGCTCGGGCGCGCTGAAGGGCTACGCGCAGGTGATCGACCTGCACGACGCCCAGCGCGGCCTGGTCTGGATCGACGGCCGGTTCGCCTCGCTCCTCCCCTCAGGATTGCACGCCTACTGGCTGGAACCCCGACGGGTGCGCGTGGAGGTGGTCGACGTCGGTTCGCCCCGGTTCGAGCATGAGGAGGCGAAGGTCGTGCTCCGCAACGTCGCGGCTCTCGCCTGGCTGGAGACCGGGGCGGTGGGCCGGGGCTGCGTGGGTGTCCTGTTCCTCGACGGCCGGTTCGCCGGCGCGCTGGAGCCTGGCCCCTGGGCCTTCTGGCGAGGCGCGGCCGACGTCCGGGTGGTCGAGGTCGATCTCCGCGAGGCGACCCTGGACGTGGCCGGCCAGGAGATCATGAGCGCGGACAAGGTCTCGCTGCGGATCAACGCCCTGGCGACCTACCGCGTGGTCGACCCCCGCAAGGCCGTCTGCGCCGTCGACGACTTCAAGCAGGCCCTCTACCGCGAGGCCCAGCTCGCCCTGCGGGCGGTCGTCGGCGGCCGCGAGCTCGACGCCTTGCTCGCGGACAAGCAGGCCGTGGCCGTCGAGGCCGCCGGGTTGCTCGCCCCCCGCGCCGCCGAACTCGGCGTGGAGGTCGCCGCCCTGGCCGTCCGCGACCTGATCCTCCCCGGCGACATGAAGGAGCTGATGAACAAGGTGACTGAAGCCCGAAAGGCCGCCGAGGCCGACCTCATCACCCGTCGCGAGGAGACCGCCGCCCTCCGCAGCCAGGCCAACACGGCCCGCCTACTCGCCGACAACCCGACCCTCATGCGGCTCCGCGAACTCGAGGTCCTGGAGAAGATCGCCGCCTGCGGAAAGCTGAACGTGGTGCTCGGCGACGGTCGCCTCTCCGACAAGGTCCTCAACGCCATTTGACCGGCCGGCCGCCACGCCTCGTGCGTCGGTCGGCCGGTTTTGCGCCTACTCAGGCGGTGTTTCGCGGTCGCTACACGTGCTGCCTATTCGTACCGCGGATCTCCGGCGAAGGTGTTATTTGAACCCAATTCGAACGTGGGAGCCGCCAGAATCTGACATCGTGCAGCATGGTTAAGATACGACGAATGAATTTGGTGAACATCAGGTTGGACTGAACATTTTGATCCTGTAGAGTGCTCGCCTCAATCGTACCAAGCAAGAGACGATTGGAATGGGCAGCATCCAGGAGTGTCTCCATGCGTTTGCGTGATTTAGCGTCGACTCGATTCCGCCTTGCGGGTGCGAAACTGCTGGCGATATTGGCCCTCACGGCGAGCTTGTCCGCCCCGGCGACCGCCGAGGAGATTTCCTTTAATTGGGATGCGGACCCGTTCGAGAACTGGGTCAGCTGGGAGGTTCCCGAGCCGACAGACGTCCATGTTCTCCTTGGCTCTCTCTCCCTGGGACCGCACTGGTACTTCGGCGGTATCGAGGTCGACGCCCCCGCGAACATCCTCGGCGAAAGCCTGGCGTATATCCCGTCCCGTCGGCCCCAGTTCGAGTGGTTCACCGCGGACGACGGCCGAAGCGCCGGCGGCATCATGGGGATCTTTCTGCCGAGTCCGGGGACGCACGCAGGCGTCTTCGATCGGGTCTTCCTTCCTGACGGCTCGTCGCGACAGGCGGCGATTCGCGTCTCCGCAACCTATCGGAACTGGGACGATCCGGAGGACCCCCGGAACGAGTACCACAGGACCTTGACCCTCCCCATCTCCATCACGATCTACGCCTCGGCCGACAATCCGGCCATCGTCCCCGAGCCCTCCTCGATCGCTTCGGCCGCCCTTGCGATCGTCGGCCTCGGAGGCTTCGCCGCCCGTCGGCGAATCCGCCGGAACCGACGTGCGGGTTGATTGCCCCCCTGTTTTTCACCCGGGTGTTATTGACCTTGAATTTCGCCCGGGTAAAATCCCTCCGTCTGGTGACTTTTCCCAGAGGGAGGGGGCTGTAATGGACGCGGAACGAAACCGGAGTTGCACGGCGTTCGAGGGGACGAAACGACTGGTCGGGGGGAGCGTGGTCGATGTGGCCGCCGCGGTCAAGCGTCGGCTCGACTCCGGCGCGTCGGATCCGATGCTCCTGTTCGACGACGTGACGGGGGAGCAGTTCGAGCTCGATTTCCAGGGGACTCCGGAAGAGGTCCTGGGGAGGCTGGGGCCGGCGGCCGACGCGCCGAAGGGGCCGGGGAGACCCAAACTCGGGGTCGTCGCGCGTGAGGTGACGCTCCTGCCCCGGCACTGGGAATGGCTCGGCGAGCAACCGGGCGGGGCGTCGGTCGCGCTTCGGAAGCTCGTCGACGAGGCCCGCAAGGCCCACGTCGACAAGGACCGAGTCCGCAAGGGCCGCGACGCCGCCTACCGGTTCCTCGTCGCGATGGGCGGCAACCTCGCGGGCTTCGAGGAGGCCAACCGCGCCTTGTTCGCGGGCGATCCCGAGAAGTTCGCCGCCGAGACCGAGGCGTGGCCCGTCGACGTCCGAGATTACGCCCGGACTCTGGCCCGAGCCGCCTTCTGACAGATGTCTCTTGACTCGGCCCCGCCGGCCTATGACGCTTGTCCTTGAGGATGAACTTCGGGACCAACGTGGAAGGAGGCGGGGCATGGTCAAAGCGCGTATATGGTGGGCGGTCCTGGTCGGAGCGATGCTCGGGGGTGAGGCGGTCGGCGAGCCCCTCCAGGGGTCGGTCGCGGCCGAGAACGGCAAACCGGCGGCCGGCGCGCGGGTCTGGGCCGCGAGGCTATGGATCCAGCAGCTCGACCGCGTCGAGGCGGTCGCCGGCGACGAGGGGAATTTCACGCTGGAACTCGCGCCCGGGACCTGGTTGCTCAACGCGAGCCTGGGCGATCAGGGCCTCGGGCGATTCCAGACGGCCGAAGTGCAGGCGGGGCGCGAGCCTGATCCCGCCAGGCTGCGGCTGTCTCCGCAAGGCCTCCTTCGCGGTCGGCTGATCGAGGCCGAGTCGGGTAGGCCGATCGCGGGGGCCCGGTTCGTGCTGGACGACGGCCGCGACCCGACGACCGATCAGGATGGTCGGTTCGAGGTCCCCGCCCTGGGCCGAGAGAACTCCCACGAGGCGTTCGTCGTCGCCCCTGGGCGCGAGCGCAAGCGGGTGCTGTTCGAGATGTCCGAGGGGCCGACGACCGACCTGGAAGTCCCCATCCCGCGCGGGGCGAAGGTCGTCGGCCGCGTCCTCGACCTCGACGGTCGACCGGTCCCGGACGCGCGGGTCGGCCGCTCGACGTCGGGCTCGGGCCTCTCGCTCACGGGCCTCTGGGTCCGGGCCGACGCGGAAGGCCGATTCGAGTACGACGGCGTGGTCTCCGACCGCTCCACCTGGCTCGGGGCCGCCGCGCCGGGGTTCCAGGACGCCGAGCGGAGCGCCTTCCGGACCGGGGCGGACGATCCGCCGTTCGCCCTGGATTTTCGGCTCGCCCGCAAGCCTTCGGCCGACGCCCCGAAGCCCGCCGCCGAGGCCGTCGCCAAGGCGTCCCCGCCGCCGGCCGAGGCCCCGAACCGTCGCCACGTCGTCGGCGTCGCGCTCGGTCCCGACGGCCGGCCGGTCGTCGGCGCCTCGGCGCGATGGGGCGTCGACCGATCGAACGAGACGATCGAGACCCGGACCGACGAGCGGGGGAGGTTCCGGCTGGCGTTCGTCCCCGTCGAGGCGGGCGTCGTCTGCGTCCTGCCCGCCGACGGCGCCCTCGCGCCGGGACTCGCGCAGGTGCCCGCCGTGGGCGACCAGGAAGTAAAGGTGGAACTGGCGAAGGGGCTCACGCTCAAGGGGATCGTCCACGACTCCCAGGGCGAGCCGTTCGCGGGCGTGATGGTCCTGCCCACCGTCGACGTCCCCGGCCAGCGGCAGATGGCCCTCTTCGAACGCCGCACCGAGACCGACGCCGAAGGGCGGTTCGACGTTTCCGGCCTCCCCGCCGAAGGGGTGAAGTTCACCTTCCTCCGCCAAGGCGTGAGCGACCTGCGCGACCAGGAGTTGCCGCTCGATCGGGATGCGGACGTCTTGATGTCGGCCGCGGGAGCGATCCGGGGCAAGGTCGTCGGCCCGGATGGGGAGCCCGTGCGGAACTTCCGCGTGCTGCTGAACGGGCCTCGGGAACGGAAGCCCGACGACGTCTTCGGCGGCTTCTTCGCGGGCTTCTGCGGCATCGGCCTGAGCTACACGTCCGACGACGGCTCATTCCTGATCCGCAACCTGGGCGCGAACTCCGTCCAGCGGGTGACGGTCCTGGCGTCCGGCTTCGGCGAAGTCTCCATCGATCGCGTGATCGCCGAGCCGCTCGACCGCCTGCCCGCCGATCGGGCCGTCGCGTTCTCCCTCCCGAAGCCGCACGCGCTC includes:
- a CDS encoding DUF2239 family protein produces the protein MDAERNRSCTAFEGTKRLVGGSVVDVAAAVKRRLDSGASDPMLLFDDVTGEQFELDFQGTPEEVLGRLGPAADAPKGPGRPKLGVVAREVTLLPRHWEWLGEQPGGASVALRKLVDEARKAHVDKDRVRKGRDAAYRFLVAMGGNLAGFEEANRALFAGDPEKFAAETEAWPVDVRDYARTLARAAF
- a CDS encoding slipin family protein; this encodes MFGIKRIKVRSFEMGLHFRDGEFRGLITPGDHWLFDPLGRVDVQVVSRRAPFLIHEKLDLIAGSGALKGYAQVIDLHDAQRGLVWIDGRFASLLPSGLHAYWLEPRRVRVEVVDVGSPRFEHEEAKVVLRNVAALAWLETGAVGRGCVGVLFLDGRFAGALEPGPWAFWRGAADVRVVEVDLREATLDVAGQEIMSADKVSLRINALATYRVVDPRKAVCAVDDFKQALYREAQLALRAVVGGRELDALLADKQAVAVEAAGLLAPRAAELGVEVAALAVRDLILPGDMKELMNKVTEARKAAEADLITRREETAALRSQANTARLLADNPTLMRLRELEVLEKIAACGKLNVVLGDGRLSDKVLNAI
- a CDS encoding carboxypeptidase regulatory-like domain-containing protein; translated protein: MVKARIWWAVLVGAMLGGEAVGEPLQGSVAAENGKPAAGARVWAARLWIQQLDRVEAVAGDEGNFTLELAPGTWLLNASLGDQGLGRFQTAEVQAGREPDPARLRLSPQGLLRGRLIEAESGRPIAGARFVLDDGRDPTTDQDGRFEVPALGRENSHEAFVVAPGRERKRVLFEMSEGPTTDLEVPIPRGAKVVGRVLDLDGRPVPDARVGRSTSGSGLSLTGLWVRADAEGRFEYDGVVSDRSTWLGAAAPGFQDAERSAFRTGADDPPFALDFRLARKPSADAPKPAAEAVAKASPPPAEAPNRRHVVGVALGPDGRPVVGASARWGVDRSNETIETRTDERGRFRLAFVPVEAGVVCVLPADGALAPGLAQVPAVGDQEVKVELAKGLTLKGIVHDSQGEPFAGVMVLPTVDVPGQRQMALFERRTETDAEGRFDVSGLPAEGVKFTFLRQGVSDLRDQELPLDRDADVLMSAAGAIRGKVVGPDGEPVRNFRVLLNGPRERKPDDVFGGFFAGFCGIGLSYTSDDGSFLIRNLGANSVQRVTVLASGFGEVSIDRVIAEPLDRLPADRAVAFSLPKPHALRVRAVEVGTEKPVAGVRAAVILEDPAVDANFAWGYHDSAWGDSVQARGDAQGVADFTPLSFAEGTITVQAPGYGRRHVGWRDGAEEVVVELTPEAVVSGELRDSGTGRPLESAVVNLALVGGGQVSTTVEPADAGRFRVDGLPPGEYGLSISVPFGPTLHTERLTLKAGQEARRDLKLSREEAAAAMARPRPAAPRFKLGDAAPDFEARTLDDKPTALKEFRGKFVLLDFWATWCGPCVAEAPHLQAVHEAFGDDPRFAMISLSLDATRAEVVKFLKDKPQPWTQVFLGDWSTDEVTKTYGVDGIPAIFLLDPDGKIVAQDLRGAKIKEAVARALEKE
- a CDS encoding PEP-CTERM sorting domain-containing protein, which gives rise to MLASIVPSKRRLEWAASRSVSMRLRDLASTRFRLAGAKLLAILALTASLSAPATAEEISFNWDADPFENWVSWEVPEPTDVHVLLGSLSLGPHWYFGGIEVDAPANILGESLAYIPSRRPQFEWFTADDGRSAGGIMGIFLPSPGTHAGVFDRVFLPDGSSRQAAIRVSATYRNWDDPEDPRNEYHRTLTLPISITIYASADNPAIVPEPSSIASAALAIVGLGGFAARRRIRRNRRAG
- a CDS encoding Zn-dependent dipeptidase, microsomal dipeptidase produces the protein MRLIDLRCDWALQYAAESSQYDPSAYAEIPGRVPRLDGYLMGTSLAVLVCRRKPSDWAGQADPWRALGEMIARHEAEFSGRLLGRPDDAARWRAEPEGFLCWGSLAVDGLGHLVRTTADLDRLPSLLERGVRVFRPIDAASGLLGGSREPGDDRGLTELGRAFLERLLDLAPAEGPRPALDLSGANARAIGEILDWFEADAGRSDRLPLMHSHGPVEPLGPDLPRRLRALGVTLGVSPGPTVEAFRAAIEDLAALPFRGRAGYEGIGVATDYLGLETVPAELADVEKLEAWVAQTFPPETAPLLLAENARRLLLATAGASGDEA
- a CDS encoding HEAT repeat domain-containing protein, which translates into the protein MSRWLNLALGGFVGWCVVGDATAQSVSRERNVSVTGPGGRTLERNLSVSRGGGQIDRRLQVSRPGGTLERSVHASAAPGFRGGPGPRYGGPSPWYGPPRHSHGGSGAWPAVSFGLGALTGAAIAAPLVRAAVSPPVVVASPPVMVVEQPAYIAAPPPVVVEQPVVVAAPVDPLDPVALAAQRLQSLHGGTRREAAESLGLLGDPRGIPALTDALKNDWNTGVRTAAATALGQIGGPEAEAVLGRCVVYEKKDAVRDAAAQALHVARSHRAVVAASPPPVETGTVVESWVEPRSRTASSAAPATSRRPVPKPPAPGADAPLQWKPKARTEALPLEGPDEFDDAAPADGDRVPPRRRRRFPDESARGVDLETSLPRPSSAGPRLSGRAPAAGVSGPARDGRDRDGPGTARCRRLPGPRKPDHARPDDPGGGVAQAPRRELRAAGRGAALARRRLE